CTACCTGATCAGAGCTTCCCTAGGTCAGTGTGCGGGGGGAGCTCAGCCGGGAACAAGGGCAGGGCTGCTGGCGGGGTCGCATCGTCGAAGGACTGATCGAGCAGTCCGCCGAGGCGTGCGAGGGCCACCTGGCGCATCGCCTCCATCACCACGATCTCCTCCGTCATTCGGGCCACTTCAACACGCGCCCGGAGCACGTCGGCCTGTGGCGCCTCGCCCACCCGATACATCGCGTCGGCCACCGCAGCGACGTTTTCCATCAACTGGCGCGTCTCGCGGGCAATCGCCACGGCACGCTCCACGCGATACAGCTCATAGAACGCCGCCGCGACCGCGGCCCGGACCTCCCACGCGACGTCGCGTGCGCGGAATTCTGCGCCGGATGCCCGCGTGCGCGCGGCGCGCGCGGCCAGTCCGAGCTTGCCGGCCGTGGGCAGCATCTGCATCACTTGCAGCTGCGTCATTCCGAGAGGATTCATCGGTCCGAGTCCCGGCAGTTCGCGGTTCATCCACCCGAGCTGCAGGCGAGGATCGGGGGGACGCGTGGTCGTCACGGCTTGCGCCTCGAGCGCGCGCGCCCGTGCGTCGGCTGCCCGGAGTCTGGGGTTGGCGGAGTCTGCGGCGGCGTACAGGCGGCCGAGAATGAGGTCCTCGCGCGTGGCGCCGGGTGCGAGAACCCTAATCTGGCCCGGTCCCTGCTGGGCGTCGAGCGGGACGACCGCCAGCAACGTCACGAGTAGTCCGCCAGCAATCTGGCGACACCGCCCTCGCGTCCTGAACCACGTATACGCTCTCGTCATCTTCTGCCGCTGCGCGTGTCGGGGAGCGAACCTGAGAAGGGCTGTGACGGCTGTCATGCGGGGGAGTATGGCATACCGGGCGCACCCCGCCTGTTATGCGGTCCCTGTTTTTACGTAAGGTAAAACATGACGCCCCGCCGGCTCCGTAGCAAGGGGAACGGCCGGTCAAGTCAGGCCTCCTCTCGCGGCCCCGACCGCGACAACTCACACGGTCACCACACGGCGCCGACGTTTGTTGACGGCGACCCGAGGGCTGACGCCGCGATGCACGGTGCGCGCAGGCGCGACAAGCGCGTTCCTCGACATCCGCTCGGGGCAGACGTCCTCGAGAGCGCGCGGGCGTTGGTCCATGTGACTCGTCTTCCGCCAGGGCATCGGAGCGACTGGCGAAACGAGGGCGGTCGAGGCGGCGCACGTGGGGTGTTACCCATGTTATCGGACGCCGTGGTTGCCATGGTTCCCTCTGCGCACCCGCGGAAGCGGTTGTGACGATTCGAGAACTCGCGGCACGCGGAAGCGTCGCGAAGCGGCAGATGTTGCGGTGTTGGC
This is a stretch of genomic DNA from Gemmatimonas sp. UBA7669. It encodes these proteins:
- a CDS encoding TolC family protein — translated: MTLLAVVPLDAQQGPGQIRVLAPGATREDLILGRLYAAADSANPRLRAADARARALEAQAVTTTRPPDPRLQLGWMNRELPGLGPMNPLGMTQLQVMQMLPTAGKLGLAARAARTRASGAEFRARDVAWEVRAAVAAAFYELYRVERAVAIARETRQLMENVAAVADAMYRVGEAPQADVLRARVEVARMTEEIVVMEAMRQVALARLGGLLDQSFDDATPPAALPLFPAELPPHTDLGKL